From Aedes albopictus strain Foshan chromosome 1, AalbF5, whole genome shotgun sequence, one genomic window encodes:
- the LOC109402685 gene encoding uncharacterized protein LOC109402685 — MSKKSANSVQKMMSWSWPKSSRMPLGRLMVVICLAIFGGLAEAVVDVPSNCLQHTDITGTYDQYWALDEIGNERSEDVPIDFYMYIEVRNFEEEIAMLLSNNDRSFEYPDFARTYEIRLGNVYTVIYRETIKMQAYHSPKDKLFPGNKFKIRFRILKEGNITITLDDNDRKPLLNVFDVHGPLDVKYISFGSRMNAYPITFHFKCDQDIPSTEEPHVDALHGCPVCPKQKCEVIVKACADNNKDPGASDPEKQKYYFYFNMYLSNKNKAKSAADQLN, encoded by the exons ATGTCGAAAAAATCCGCAAACAGTGTCCAAAAAATGATGTCGTGGTCATGGCCAAAATCCTCTCGGATGCCGTTAGGCAGATTAATGGTGGTCATTTGTTTGGCGATTTTCGGTGGTTTGGCTGAGGCCGTTGTTGATG TGCCATCGAACTGTCTGCAACACACTGATATAACGGGGACGTACGATCAGTACTGGGCGCTGGACGAAATTGGAAACGAGCGATCGGAGGACGTCCCAATCGATTTCTACATGTACATTGAGGTCAGGAACTTCGAGGAGGAGATCGCGATGCTGCTTTCGAACAATGACCGATCTTTCGAATATCCAGACTTTGCCAGGACGTACGAGATTCGGCTGGGTAACGTGTATACGGTGATCTACAGGGAGACGATCAAGATGCAGGCATATCACAGTCCGAAGGATAAGCTGTTCCCGGGGAATAAGTTTAAGATAAGGTTCCGGATCTTGAAGGAGGGTAACATCACGATCACCCTGGATGACAACGATCGGAAGCCTCTGTTGAACGTGTTTGATGTTCATGGTCCGCTGGACGTGAAGTACATAAGCTTCGGGTCCCGAATGAACGCCTATCCGATAACGTTTCACTTCAAGTGCGATCAGGACATCCCAAGTACTGAGGAACCTCATGTGGATGCCCTTCATGGATGCCCGGTTTGTCCCAAGCAGAAGTGTGAAGTGATCGTGAAGGCATGTGCCGATAATAATAAGGACCCAGGTGCGTCCGATCCGGAGAAGCAAAAGTATTACTTCTACTTCAACATGTATCTGAGCAACAAGAACAAAGCGAAGAGCGCGGCTGATCAACTGAATTGA